DNA sequence from the Methanofollis formosanus genome:
GATCCGGTGATGAGGGGACGGCATGTTTCGATCATCACACTCCCCCTCGTCATGACCCCGAAGATAGAACCGGATCGGAGAGAGTTGATCTTATTTTCGGAGGAATCACGCGTCGTGCCGTCCCCCGCCCTATCTTCTCGCGAAAGAACAGAAAAGATTCAGTGATCAGGGACGGCATGTTTGGATCATCACGCCGTTCCCCCGTCATGACCCCGAAGATAGAACCTGGACAGCAGAGAGTTGATCTTTTTTCGGAGGGAACACGCGTCGTGCCGTCCCCCGTCCTATCCTCTCACGAGACGGCAGAACAGATCCAGTGATAAGGGACGGCACATTCTGATCATCACGCCTTTCTCGTCGTCATGACCCCGAAGATAGAGCCCGGACGGGAGAGAGTTGATCCATTTTCGGAGGGAACACGCGACATGCCGTCCTCGCCTTATCTTCGCGCGAGACGGCAGAACCGATTCGGTTATGGGGAGCGGCCGGGATGATCGTCATGCCCACTCGTGCCGTCCCCCGTCCTATCTTCGCGCGAGATGGCAGGACAGATCCGGTGATGAGGGGACGGCATATTTTGATCACCACACTTTCCCCGTCGTCATGACCCCGGGGATAGGAGCGCCCCACCGCTTTCATCCCAACTGAACAGCAGACATGGACCCCGCCCCGTGCCGTCCCTCACCCTATCCTCTCGCGAAACGGCAGGAAAGATCCAGTGATAAGGGACGGCACATTCTGATCCGTACGCTTTCCTGTCAGCATGACCCCGAAGATAGAACCTGGACGGAAGAAAGTTGATCCATTTTCGGAGGGAACACGCGACATGCCGTCCCCCGTCGCGATCCCGAGGATAGAACCGGGAAGGCCGGAGTGAAGATCACGAGGGGCGTGAACAAACACGAAGACACGCGATCCGTGTGCAACCCCGGAAGAAAAAAAGGCGAAAAAGTTTACCCAGCCACTACTGCAGACGCTTCGTCGGGATCCGGTCCTTGTTCATGTGAGAGACCTCGAACCCCGGCACGATCACCCGCACCACCGGGACTGAGGTCCTGGTGAGATCGCAGACCAAGACGCGTTCGACCACCTTCCCGACCTCGCCGAGGGCCACCCCGATATCCTCGTCAAAATACTCGGTGGCAAGGTTCGGGATAGACTCGATAGGAATGGCCTCTGCCTCTTTGAACCACACCCGGTTGATCCGCTTCATCCGGTCGTACCCGATCCGCTCCAGGAACTCCTGCCTGCCCTGGTTGACCCGGCCGCCCTGGAGCTGGCTGGCGCGGCTCTGCGCCACCTCGGTGAGCGCCCTGAGCGCGGCGATCTCCGGGTCAAGATGCGTGCCCGCCCCCATCACCAGGAGGGAGGGGTCCTTCGTGACCGTGTCGTCGGCGGCCGCGGCGACCGTCGGGATCCCGGTCTTCCCGTCGAGAAGCCAGAGATGGATCGCGATGCCGTTCTCCTCGAAGACCTCGAGGAGATCGCGCACCGGCCCGGACGCACCGACCGAGAGCCTGGTGCCCATATGGTGATTTCGTTCGGCGCTCGAGAGACAGTCGCGCTCGATCACCTCGAGGAGCGCATGGAGCACCGCCTCCTCCATCACGTTGCCCGAGGCAAGTCCGTTGGTATCGGAGATGAAGAGCGGGACGGTCATCCCCAGACAGTCGTACGGATGGAAGACGGCATTGCTCGGGACCAGGAGATCCTCCTCGTTGAGCAGGTCCCAGCCCGGCGTCCAGTGGAGCTTCTCGTTCTTCTCAAGGGGCCGTGGGAGAATGAGTTCCTCCGGGTCGAGGGCGCGGCGGTGGCCGAGTTCCTCGAAGCTCGCATACTCCATACGGTCGCCATGATACTCACCCGAATACCGTTCGACCGCCTCCATCATCGCCGAGACCTTTGCCTGGAGCGGGCCCTTCCCCTTGCCCGCGTGATACTTCGACGCACCCATCGCGGCGCCGGGACGGTACGCCGAGAAACACGGGATCCTGAGCCGGTCCGATTCGGTCATCTCCTCGACCGAGACCACCCCGATCTCCTGCATGAGGGGCTCGATAACCTCCAACGTCTCTTCCGGAGACCTCGTACGATGTGTGCCGTCGAAAAACTGCTTTTCGATATGGGTGAAGGTGAGGGTCATTACAGAGGATTGGGTGGGGTTCTATTTTATACCTTCACGCTCCACCATCCTCCATGGACGCCACTGAGGTCGCTGTGGGGATGGCGGTCCGCTATCCCAGGACCGGGACAGCCGGGACGGTGGCCAGGATCGAGGTGATCGAGGGCGATACCTTTGCCGCCCTCGATTCCACCGGCCTCCTGTACCGTGTCGACACCCTCGAGCCTGCCGCCCGCCCGCTCCGTCATCATGTCGAGAAGGAAGAGGACCTCGAGAGCCTTGTCAGGAAGGAAGCCGAGTTCGGCAAAGACATCAGCGATGCCTGGCAGAACATCGACAACGCCTGCGAAGGCGGAGGTTAATCCTCTTTTTCTTCGTCCCCGATCGGGATCGTCGTCAGTTTTACCGACTCCACGCCTTTCTGCGACATGAGCCGTTCGGCGATCTTTTTCAGTTCGGCACCGTCGCCGCGCAGGAGGAT
Encoded proteins:
- a CDS encoding YcaO-related McrA-glycine thioamidation protein codes for the protein MTLTFTHIEKQFFDGTHRTRSPEETLEVIEPLMQEIGVVSVEEMTESDRLRIPCFSAYRPGAAMGASKYHAGKGKGPLQAKVSAMMEAVERYSGEYHGDRMEYASFEELGHRRALDPEELILPRPLEKNEKLHWTPGWDLLNEEDLLVPSNAVFHPYDCLGMTVPLFISDTNGLASGNVMEEAVLHALLEVIERDCLSSAERNHHMGTRLSVGASGPVRDLLEVFEENGIAIHLWLLDGKTGIPTVAAAADDTVTKDPSLLVMGAGTHLDPEIAALRALTEVAQSRASQLQGGRVNQGRQEFLERIGYDRMKRINRVWFKEAEAIPIESIPNLATEYFDEDIGVALGEVGKVVERVLVCDLTRTSVPVVRVIVPGFEVSHMNKDRIPTKRLQ
- a CDS encoding DUF2098 domain-containing protein, yielding MDATEVAVGMAVRYPRTGTAGTVARIEVIEGDTFAALDSTGLLYRVDTLEPAARPLRHHVEKEEDLESLVRKEAEFGKDISDAWQNIDNACEGGG